Within the Burkholderia mayonis genome, the region GGCTCCGATCAGCACATGGTGCGCGGCCGCACGACGGCGCCCGTCGGGCTCGTGCTCGGTCACGAGATCACGGGCGAGGTGATCGAGGCCGGCCGCGACGTCGAGACGCTGAAGATCGGCGATCTCGTGTCGGTGCCGTTCAACGTCGCGTGCGGCCGCTGCGCGATGTGCAGGGAGCAGCACACGGGCGTGTGTCTGAACGTGAACCCGTCGCGCGCGGGCGGCGCGTACGGCTATGTCGACATGGGCGGCTGGATCGGCGGCCAGGCCGAATACGTGCTCGTTCCGTACGCTGACTTCAACCTGCTGAAATTCCCCGACCGCGATCAGGCGATGGCGAAGATCCGCGATCTCACGTGCCTGTCCGACATCCTGCCGACGGGCTATCACGGCGCGGTGTCGGCCGGCGTGAAGCCCGGCTCGACCGTCTACGTCGCGGGCGCGGGCCCCGTCGGGATGGCGGCCGCCGCGTCGGCGCGCCTGCTCGGCGCCGCCTGCACGATCGTCGGCGACATGAACGCCGAGCGTCTAGCGCATGCGAAGGCGATGGGCTTCGAGGTCGTCGATCTGTCGAAGGACGCGACGCTCGGCGAGCAGATCGAGCAGATCCTCGGCAAGCCGGAGATCGATTGCGCGGTCGACTGCGTCGGCTTCGAGGCGCACGGTCACGGCTCGTCCGGCCACGCGGAGGAGGCGCCCGCGACGGTGCTGAATTCGCTGATGGAAATCACGCGGCCCGCCGGCGCGATTGGCATTCCGGGCCTGTACGTGACGGACGATCCGGGTGCGAAGGACAAGGCCGCGCAGCACGGCAGCCTGAGCATCCGCTTCGGCCTCGGCTGGGCGAAGTCGCATACGTTCTTCACGGGCCAGACGCCGGTGCTGAAGTACAACCGCAACCTGATGCAGGCGATCCTGTTCGACCGGCTGCCGATCGCGAAGATCGTCAACGTGTCGGTGATCTCGCTCGACCAGGCGCCGGAGGGCTACAAGAAGTTCGACGGCGGCGCGCCGCGCAAGTTCGTCATCGATCCGCACGGCATGCTGAACGCCGCCTGATGCACGCGCCGGAAAACCAGCACGGCCCGCCGGTCTGGGGACCCGGCGGGCCGTTCGTTTCGGGTTCCGAAGCATGCGAAGCAGACGCGCGCCGCAACGGTCGCGCGGCGCGCTCAGGCGTGCAGCAACATCGACGGCACGGGCGCGCCACTCGCCATCGCAGGTTGCGCGAGCGGCGCAACCTGCTTGCGGCGCTCGCGCGTCGGCGCGGTGCCGAACGCGTCGCGATAGCTCTTGCTGAAGTGGCACGCGGACTGAAAGCCGCACGCCATCGTGATGTGCATGATCGACATATCGGTCTGCAGCAGCAGCTCGCGCGCGCGGCGCAGGCGCAGCATCAGGTAGTAATGCGTCGGCGTCATCCCGAGATGCTCGCGGAAGAGGCGCTGCAACTGCCGCTGCGACATGTTCGCGAGCCGCGCGAGCTCTTCGCGCGACAGCGGCTCTTCGATGTTGTTCTCCATCAGCGAAATCACTTCGAACAGCGACTTGTTCGCGGACCCGAGCCGCGCGACGAGCGGCATCCGCTGCTGCGCGCTCGTGTCGCGCACGTGCTCGACGATGAATTGCTCGGCGATCTGCGTGACGCGTGCGGTGCCGATTCGTGCGGCGATCAGGTTCAGCATCATGTCGAGCGGCGCGACGCCGCCCGTGCAGGTCACGCGGTCGCGGTCGATCACGAACAGTTCTTTCAGGAAGCGGGTGTCCGGAAATTCTTCCTTCAGCGCGGAGAGATTCTCCCAATGGATCGCGCATGCATAGCCGGCGAGGAGGCCCGCCTTCGCGAGCGCGTAGGTGCCGGTGCACAGGCTGCCGAGCGCGACGCCCGCGCGCGCGAAGCGGCGCAGCGCCGCGAGATGCTCGGGGCGCGTCGCGTGCTGCACATCGACGCCGCCGCAGACGAACACGATGTCCGGCTGCCCGGCGCAATCGGCCGGGCCGGTGTCGACCGAGAGCCCGTTGCTCGCGCTGACCGAGCCGCCCTCCGGGCTGATGATCGACCAGCGGTACAGCGGCTGCCCGCTCAGGTAGTTGGCCATCCTGAGCACTTCGATCGCGTTCGTGAACGCGATCATCGTGAAATTGGGCAGCGGCATGAACGCGAAATGAGACAGCGACGCGGTGCGGTCGGGCGACATGGGGAGGCGTTCCTTGAATCTGGTCTTGATGCAGCCGGGGCGCTCGGCTTGCGTATTGTGAAATCGAGCGCAACAAGCGTGCCATACGGCTAAACCCTAGATCGGCGCGATTGCCTGTCGGCTGTGTTTCGCTGCACCGCACCGCAACCGGGAGCGGCTGCGCAGCGCGGGTGCAGCGGCGGCACCTCGCCAGTGCCGGACGGCATGCGGGAGCCCGGGACCGCCGACGCAAAAAACGCACGATCGGTCACTTGTTCAAAAGTGACGAACATGTCGGAAAAGGGAAAGAAAGCGTCTGAATTCATCAATCGGCGAAAAATCCGAACGACAAGAATAGAGCCGTCGGCAGCCGCTGCGGCGGGACGCCCAAACGCCGTGCGGCGGGCCTTCGAGCCCGCCCCGGCGCCCCTCAAAATCCAGTGACGAGACGCCCTATGTCGAACGCCAATCCTTTCTTCTCGCAATCGCTCGCCGAGCGTGACGCGTCCGTGCGCGGCGCGATCCTCAAGGAACTCGAGCGGCAGCAGTCGCAAGTCGAGCTGATCGCGTCGGAGAACATCGTGTCGCGCGCGGTGCTCGAGGCGCAGGGCTCGGTGCTGACGAACAAGTATGCGGAAGGCTATCCGGGCAAGCGCTATTACGGCGGCTGCGAATTCGCGGACGAAGTCGAGGCGCTCGCGATCGATCGCGTGAAGCGGATCTTCAACGCCGGCTATGCGAACGTGCAGCCGCACTCCGGCGCGCAGGCGAACGGCTCGGTGATGCTCGCGCTCGCGAAGCCGGGCGATACGGTGCTCGGCATGTCGCTCGACGCGGGCGGGCACCTGACGCACGGCGCGAAGCCGGCGCTGTCAGGCAAGTGGTTCAACGCGGTCCAGTACGGCGTAAACCGCGACACGATGCTGATCGATTACGACCAGATCGAGGAGCTCGCGCAGCAGCACAAGCCGAGTCTCATCATCGCGGGCTTCTCCGCGTATCCGCGCAAGCTCGACTTCGCACGCTTTCGCGCGATCGCCGATTCGGTCGGCGCGAAGCTGATGGTCGACATGGCGCACATCGCCGGCGTGATCGCCGCGGGCCGCCACGCGAATCCGGTCGAGCACGCGCACGTCGTCACGTCGACGACGCACAAGACGCTGCGCGGACCGCGCGGCGGCTTCGTGCTGACGAACGACGAAGACATCGCGAAGAAGATCAACTCGGCGGTGTTCCCCGGCCTGCAGGGCGGTCCGCTGATGCACGTGATCGCCGGCAAGGCGGTCGCGTTCGGCGAGGTGCTGGCCGACGACTTCAAGACCTACATCGACCACGTGCTCGCGAACGCGCAGGCGCTCGGCGAAGTGCTGAAGGCGGGAGGCGTCGATCTCGTGACGGGCGGCACCGACAACCATCTGCTGCTCGTCGATCTGCGTCCGAAGGGCCTGAAGGGCGCGCAGGTCGAGCAGGCGCTCGAGCGGGCGGGCATCACCTGCAACAAGAACGGCATCCCGTTCGATACCGAGAAGCCGACGATCACGTCGGGCATCCGCCTCGGCACGCCGGCCGGCACGACGCGCGGCTTCGGCGTCGCGGAGTTCCGCGAGGTCGGCCGGCTGATTCTCGAGGTGTTCGACGCGCTGCGCGCGAACCCGGAAGGCGACCGCGCGACCGAACAGCGCGTGCGCCGCGAGATCTTCGCGCTCTGCGAGCGCTTCCCGATTTACTGAGCGCCGCGCCTCAGCACGACGACCGACCCACGCGCAGACCAGACTGGAGAATCCATGAGCACGCTGCATCAGGACAGCATCATCATCGATGGCCTGAACATTTCGAAATTCGAACGCTCGGTGTTCGAAGACATGCATCAAGGCGGCGTGACGGCCGCGAACTGCACGGTGTCCGTGTGGGAGAACTTCACGAAGACGGTCGACAACATCGCGCTGATGAAGAAGCAGATCCGCGACAACGGCGAACTGCTGACGCTCGTGCGCACGACCGACGACATCTTCCGCGCGAAGCGGGAAGGCAAGACGGGCGTGATCCTCGGCTTCCAGAACGCGCATGCGTTCGAGGACAACCTCGGCTATGTCGAGGCGTTCGCCGACATGGGCGTGCGCGTCGTTCAGCTCTGCTACAACACGCAGAATCTCGTCGGCACCGGCTGCTACGAGCGCGATGGCGGACTGTCGGACTTCGGCCGCGAAGTGATCACCGAGATGAACCGTGTCGGGATCATGGTCGATCTGTCGCACGTCGGCGGCAACACATCGTCGGAAGCGATCGCGTTCTCGAAGAAGCCCGTCTGCTATTCGCACTGCCTGCCGTCCGGCCTGAAAGAGCATCCGCGCAACAAGAGCGACGCGCAACTGAAGGAGATCGCCGAGGCAGGCGGCTTCGTCGGCGTGACGATGTTCGCGCCGTTCCTGAAGCGCGGGATCGACGCGACGATCGACGATTACATCGAAGCGATCGATTACGTCGTGAACCTGATCGGCGAGGACGCGGTCGGCATCGGCACCGACTTCACGCAAGGCTTCAGCGTCGACTTCTTCGACTGGCTCACGCACGACAAGGGCCGCTACCGCCGGCTCACGAATTTCGGCAAGGTCGTAAACCCGGAAGGAATCCGCACGATCGGCGAATTCCCGAACCTGACGGCCGCGATGGAGCGCGCCGGCTGGAAGGCGTCGCGCATCCGCAAGATCATGGGCGAGAACTGGGTGCGCGTGTTCAAGGAGGTCTGGGGCGCGTAGACGTCCGCTTTCTTCGTTTTCAACCGATTCGATTCAGGACGCGCCCGCTCGACGAGCGACGGCGCGCGGACGATGCCGCGCGTGCGCGAAGACGCCGCGCGTTTTACCCCACGGAGTCACACGATGCAACCGCAACTGCCGATCGACGTCGATCCGAACACCGGCGTCTGGACCACCGACGCGCTGCCGATGCTATACGTGCCGCGCCATTTCTTCACGAACAACCATACGGCGGTGGAAGCGGCGCTCGGCCGCGACGTCTACGCGGACATTCTCTACCAGGCCGGCTACAAGTCGGCGTACCACTGGTGCGACAAGGAGGCGAAGCAGCACGGGATCGCCGGCATGGCGGTGTTCGAGCATTACCTGAAGCGCCTGTCGCAGCGCGGCTGGGGGCTGTTCTCGATCATCGAGGCCGATCCGGCGAACGCGCGCGCGAAGATCGAACTGCGCCACTCGTCGTTCGTGCTCGCGCAGCCGGGCAAGGAAGGCAAGCTCTGCTACATGTTCGCCGGCTGGTTCGCGGGCGCGATGGACTGGGTCAACGACACGGCGCGGGCAGGCTCGGGCGCGCCGCGCGCGCAATCGAAGGAAGCGCAATGCGCGGCCGAAGGCCACGACCATTGCGTGTTCGAAGTGTCGCCGCTTTCGCACTGACACGACATCCACCACGCCAACGTCACGCTTACGAGAACGCCAGAGGTCGCCCGCGATGCGCTATCCCCATCTGTTCAAACCCTTGACGCTGAACCAGCTCACGCTGCGCAACCGGATCGTCAGCACCGCGCACGCGGAGGTGTACGCGGAACCGGGCGGGCTGCCCGGCGATCGCTACATTCGCTACTACGAGGAAAAGGCGAAGGGCGGGGTCGGCCTCGCCGTGTGCGGCGGGTCGAGCCCGGTATCGATCGACAGCCCGCAGGGCTGGTGGAAATCGGTGAACCTGTCGACCGACAAGATCGTCGATCCGCTGTCGCGGCTTGCCGAAGCGATGCATCGGCACGGCGCGAAGATCATGATCCAGGCGACGCACATGGGCCGACGCTCCGCCTTTCACGGCGAGCACTGGCCGCACCTGATGTCGCCGTCGGGCGTGCGCGAGCCGGTGCACCGCGGCAACGCTAAGATCATCGAGGTCGAGGAAATCCGCCGGATCATCGGCGATTTCGCCGCGGCCGCGAAGCGCGTGAAGGATGCGGGGATGGACGGCATCGAGATCTCGGCCGCGCACCAGCATCTGATCGACCAGTTCTGGAGCCCGCGGACGAACTTCCGTACTGACGAATGGGGCGGCAGCCTCGAGAACCGGCTGCGCTTCGGCGTCGAAGTGCTGAAGGCGGTGCGCGAGGCGGTCGGCCGCGATTTTTGCGTCGGCCTGCGGATGTGCGGCGACGAGTTCCATGAAGACGGCCTCGATCACGAGCAATTGAAAGAGATCGCGCAGGCGATGTCCGAGACGGGCTTGATCGATTACCTCGGCGTGATCGGCTCGGGCGCGGACACGCACAACACGCTCGCGAACTGCATGCCGCCGATGGCGCTGCCGCCCGAGCCGTTCGTGCATCTCGCGGCGGGCATCAAGTCGGTCGTCAAGATTCCGGTGATGCACGCGCAGAGCATTCGCGATGCCGGTCAGGCCGAGCGCCTGCTCGCGAACGGGATGGTCGATCTCGTCGGCATG harbors:
- a CDS encoding serine hydroxymethyltransferase — its product is MSNANPFFSQSLAERDASVRGAILKELERQQSQVELIASENIVSRAVLEAQGSVLTNKYAEGYPGKRYYGGCEFADEVEALAIDRVKRIFNAGYANVQPHSGAQANGSVMLALAKPGDTVLGMSLDAGGHLTHGAKPALSGKWFNAVQYGVNRDTMLIDYDQIEELAQQHKPSLIIAGFSAYPRKLDFARFRAIADSVGAKLMVDMAHIAGVIAAGRHANPVEHAHVVTSTTHKTLRGPRGGFVLTNDEDIAKKINSAVFPGLQGGPLMHVIAGKAVAFGEVLADDFKTYIDHVLANAQALGEVLKAGGVDLVTGGTDNHLLLVDLRPKGLKGAQVEQALERAGITCNKNGIPFDTEKPTITSGIRLGTPAGTTRGFGVAEFREVGRLILEVFDALRANPEGDRATEQRVRREIFALCERFPIY
- a CDS encoding dipeptidase — translated: MSTLHQDSIIIDGLNISKFERSVFEDMHQGGVTAANCTVSVWENFTKTVDNIALMKKQIRDNGELLTLVRTTDDIFRAKREGKTGVILGFQNAHAFEDNLGYVEAFADMGVRVVQLCYNTQNLVGTGCYERDGGLSDFGREVITEMNRVGIMVDLSHVGGNTSSEAIAFSKKPVCYSHCLPSGLKEHPRNKSDAQLKEIAEAGGFVGVTMFAPFLKRGIDATIDDYIEAIDYVVNLIGEDAVGIGTDFTQGFSVDFFDWLTHDKGRYRRLTNFGKVVNPEGIRTIGEFPNLTAAMERAGWKASRIRKIMGENWVRVFKEVWGA
- a CDS encoding DUF5943 domain-containing protein — its product is MQPQLPIDVDPNTGVWTTDALPMLYVPRHFFTNNHTAVEAALGRDVYADILYQAGYKSAYHWCDKEAKQHGIAGMAVFEHYLKRLSQRGWGLFSIIEADPANARAKIELRHSSFVLAQPGKEGKLCYMFAGWFAGAMDWVNDTARAGSGAPRAQSKEAQCAAEGHDHCVFEVSPLSH
- a CDS encoding GlxA family transcriptional regulator; this encodes MSPDRTASLSHFAFMPLPNFTMIAFTNAIEVLRMANYLSGQPLYRWSIISPEGGSVSASNGLSVDTGPADCAGQPDIVFVCGGVDVQHATRPEHLAALRRFARAGVALGSLCTGTYALAKAGLLAGYACAIHWENLSALKEEFPDTRFLKELFVIDRDRVTCTGGVAPLDMMLNLIAARIGTARVTQIAEQFIVEHVRDTSAQQRMPLVARLGSANKSLFEVISLMENNIEEPLSREELARLANMSQRQLQRLFREHLGMTPTHYYLMLRLRRARELLLQTDMSIMHITMACGFQSACHFSKSYRDAFGTAPTRERRKQVAPLAQPAMASGAPVPSMLLHA
- the fdhA gene encoding formaldehyde dehydrogenase, glutathione-independent encodes the protein MSSNRGVVYQGPGKVEVQKIDYPKMVDPSGRAIGHGVILKVVSTNICGSDQHMVRGRTTAPVGLVLGHEITGEVIEAGRDVETLKIGDLVSVPFNVACGRCAMCREQHTGVCLNVNPSRAGGAYGYVDMGGWIGGQAEYVLVPYADFNLLKFPDRDQAMAKIRDLTCLSDILPTGYHGAVSAGVKPGSTVYVAGAGPVGMAAAASARLLGAACTIVGDMNAERLAHAKAMGFEVVDLSKDATLGEQIEQILGKPEIDCAVDCVGFEAHGHGSSGHAEEAPATVLNSLMEITRPAGAIGIPGLYVTDDPGAKDKAAQHGSLSIRFGLGWAKSHTFFTGQTPVLKYNRNLMQAILFDRLPIAKIVNVSVISLDQAPEGYKKFDGGAPRKFVIDPHGMLNAA